Proteins from one Calditerricola satsumensis genomic window:
- the resB gene encoding cytochrome c biogenesis protein ResB: MDEVKCECGHVSPPGTVLCEACGRPLGEAAESTGVLNMRYEGVARRSQTRHGTLLDKVWNFFSSVKVAVVLIVITLVASVIGTIFPQEMYLPVPPEQAEDYYREAYGVLGELYYKLGFHRLYKSWWYVGLLLMIGASLVICSLDRVVPLYRALKNQRVKRHVDFLTRQRVAAQVPLGDRSADELLAAAERAMAKRRYHVRRDGTALLGEKGRFSRWGPYINHVGLIIFLIGVLLRLVPGFYLDEYVWVREGETKPIPGTPYYVKNEGFTVTYYDEEEFPQKIDLKGGKVVKEYRTDAVLYRRVDGGKPGAPPQLEEVARAPIRVNHPLEHDGLLLYQAGALTEFGHLTLELRHKQTGRSLGTFTVDLHDPAPLYRLPSGATVEILEYFPDFVLNENNEPATKSNVPNNPAFVFQVKTPDKPEGEKSWLFLGMTIEEPNRANDYELKFRDMTFVDVSGLMVRMDRSLPVIFFGCGVVMVGLVMGFYWQHRRIWVQVEGGVVYLAAHTNKNWFGLKKEVLAVAQEVGLPVDPGAVDQGGKRT, translated from the coding sequence ATGGATGAAGTGAAATGCGAATGCGGGCACGTGAGTCCGCCCGGCACCGTTCTGTGCGAAGCGTGCGGCCGGCCGCTGGGCGAGGCGGCGGAGTCGACCGGCGTGCTCAACATGCGCTACGAGGGCGTCGCCCGCCGCTCGCAAACGCGGCACGGCACGCTGCTGGACAAGGTGTGGAACTTCTTCTCCTCGGTCAAGGTGGCCGTGGTGCTCATCGTCATCACCCTCGTCGCCTCGGTGATCGGCACGATCTTTCCGCAGGAGATGTACCTTCCCGTGCCGCCGGAGCAGGCCGAGGACTACTACCGCGAGGCCTACGGGGTGCTCGGCGAGCTGTACTACAAACTGGGCTTTCACCGCCTGTACAAAAGCTGGTGGTACGTCGGGCTCCTCTTGATGATCGGGGCGTCGCTGGTCATCTGCAGCCTCGACCGCGTCGTGCCCCTGTACCGCGCGCTGAAAAACCAGCGCGTCAAGCGGCACGTCGACTTTCTCACCCGTCAGCGCGTGGCGGCGCAGGTGCCATTGGGGGACCGATCGGCGGATGAACTGCTGGCGGCTGCGGAGCGGGCCATGGCCAAGCGCCGCTACCATGTGCGCCGCGACGGAACCGCCCTCCTCGGTGAAAAGGGGCGGTTCAGCCGCTGGGGGCCGTACATCAACCACGTCGGCCTCATCATCTTTCTCATCGGCGTGCTCCTGCGCCTGGTACCGGGCTTTTACCTCGACGAGTACGTGTGGGTGCGGGAAGGGGAGACCAAGCCGATTCCCGGCACGCCCTACTACGTGAAGAACGAGGGGTTCACGGTCACCTACTATGACGAGGAGGAGTTTCCGCAGAAAATCGATCTGAAGGGCGGCAAGGTGGTGAAGGAATACCGCACCGACGCCGTGCTGTACCGCCGCGTCGACGGGGGCAAGCCGGGGGCTCCCCCGCAGCTGGAGGAAGTGGCGCGCGCGCCCATTCGCGTCAACCATCCGCTGGAACACGACGGGCTTCTCCTGTACCAGGCGGGGGCGCTGACGGAGTTTGGCCACCTGACGCTGGAGCTGCGCCACAAGCAGACGGGCCGCTCCCTCGGAACGTTCACCGTCGACCTGCACGACCCGGCGCCGCTGTACCGGCTGCCCAGCGGCGCGACTGTGGAGATTCTCGAATACTTCCCGGACTTCGTGCTGAACGAAAACAACGAGCCGGCCACGAAGTCCAACGTTCCCAACAATCCGGCCTTTGTTTTTCAGGTGAAGACGCCGGACAAGCCCGAAGGCGAAAAGAGCTGGCTGTTCTTGGGCATGACCATTGAGGAACCAAACAGGGCCAACGACTACGAACTGAAGTTTCGCGACATGACCTTTGTCGACGTCAGCGGCCTGATGGTGCGCATGGACCGCAGCCTGCCGGTCATCTTTTTCGGCTGCGGCGTGGTCATGGTCGGCCTGGTGATGGGCTTCTACTGGCAACACCGCCGCATCTGGGTCCAGGTGGAAGGCGGCGTGGTCTACCTGGCCGCCCACACGAACAAGAATTGGTTTGGGCTGAAGAAAGAGGTCCTCGCTGTGGCGCAGGAAGTCGGGCTGCCCGTTGATCCTGGCGCCGTGGATCAAGGAGGGAAACGGACGTGA
- a CDS encoding nucleoside recognition domain-containing protein: MISAIWLGMILVSIVVAAATGRLDAVNRAVFEGAKAGVSICIGLVGILAFWLGMMRIAERAGILRALARLLAPLVRRLFPDVPRDHPAMGYILSNMTANLLGLGNAATPMGIKAMEELQKLNPDPKTATPAMCTLLALNTASLTVVPTTVIALRAQMGSANPVDIVGTTLVATAIGTATAIVLDRWFRRRGK, from the coding sequence GTGATCAGCGCCATCTGGCTGGGGATGATCCTCGTCAGCATTGTCGTCGCCGCCGCCACCGGCCGCCTCGACGCCGTCAACCGCGCCGTCTTTGAGGGGGCCAAGGCCGGGGTGAGCATCTGCATCGGCCTCGTCGGCATTCTCGCCTTCTGGCTGGGCATGATGCGGATCGCCGAGCGGGCCGGGATCCTGCGCGCGCTGGCCCGGCTGCTTGCCCCGCTCGTCCGGCGCCTCTTTCCCGATGTGCCCCGCGACCATCCGGCGATGGGCTACATCCTGTCCAACATGACGGCCAATCTGCTGGGCCTCGGCAACGCGGCCACGCCGATGGGCATCAAGGCGATGGAGGAGCTACAAAAGCTCAACCCCGACCCCAAGACGGCCACGCCGGCGATGTGCACCCTGCTCGCCCTCAACACCGCCAGCCTGACGGTTGTTCCCACCACGGTGATCGCCTTGCGGGCGCAGATGGGTTCCGCCAACCCCGTCGACATCGTCGGGACCACCCTCGTGGCCACGGCCATTGGCACGGCAACAGCGATCGTTCTGGATCGATGGTTTCGTCGGCGCGGAAAGTAG
- the scpB gene encoding SMC-Scp complex subunit ScpB: MNRKQLKAVVEGLLYAAGDEGLSAAELAQVLEVAPEEAQALVEEMAAEWRQAERGLRIVRAAGGYRLTTLPEHAPYLAKLVDLPASSQLSQAALETLAIIAYRQPITRGEVEDIRGVKSEKAIQTLLSKGLIEEVGRAEGPGRPILYGTTKAFLAYFGLDDLSDLPPLPEAEATTADGEVPDRPAAVAKRSE, encoded by the coding sequence GTGAACCGCAAGCAGCTCAAAGCGGTCGTTGAAGGCTTGCTTTATGCTGCGGGAGACGAGGGGCTGTCGGCGGCCGAGCTGGCCCAGGTGCTGGAGGTGGCGCCGGAAGAGGCCCAGGCCCTCGTCGAGGAAATGGCCGCGGAATGGCGACAAGCGGAACGCGGGCTGCGCATCGTTCGGGCGGCGGGCGGGTATCGCTTGACCACGCTTCCCGAGCACGCGCCGTATCTGGCCAAGCTGGTCGACCTGCCGGCCAGCAGCCAGCTGTCGCAGGCGGCCCTGGAGACGCTGGCCATCATCGCGTACCGCCAGCCCATCACGCGCGGCGAGGTGGAGGACATCCGCGGCGTGAAAAGCGAAAAGGCCATCCAGACCCTCCTGAGCAAGGGCCTCATTGAGGAAGTCGGTCGGGCGGAAGGTCCGGGGCGGCCGATCCTCTACGGCACGACGAAGGCTTTTCTCGCCTACTTTGGCCTCGACGACCTGTCCGACTTGCCGCCGCTGCCGGAAGCGGAGGCCACCACGGCGGACGGAGAAGTCCCCGATCGCCCGGCGGCGGTGGCGAAACGCAGCGAATGA
- a CDS encoding pseudouridine synthase translates to MERLQKVLAHAGVASRRKCEELIRAGRVQVNGQTVTELGVKVDPTKDRIAVDGKPVRLETRKRYLLLYKPTGVITSVRDPHGRRTVIDLVKDVPERIYPVGRLDYETEGLLLLTNDGELAHRIMHPRYELDKVYEAWVKGHPDEEALRRLREGVLLEDGWTFPAKVERLAERDDRTLLRLTIHEGRKRQVRRMCAAVGHPVLALKRVRVGFLTLGSLRPGEYRELAPDEVRRLKALVGL, encoded by the coding sequence ATGGAACGGCTGCAGAAGGTGCTGGCCCATGCCGGCGTCGCCTCGCGCCGCAAATGCGAAGAGCTGATTCGCGCCGGCCGCGTGCAGGTGAACGGGCAAACGGTGACTGAGCTCGGCGTCAAGGTGGATCCGACGAAGGACCGCATCGCCGTCGACGGGAAACCGGTGCGCCTGGAGACCCGCAAGCGCTATCTCCTGCTGTACAAGCCCACCGGGGTGATCACCAGCGTGCGCGATCCGCACGGCCGGCGCACCGTCATCGATCTCGTCAAGGACGTTCCGGAGCGCATCTACCCGGTGGGGCGGCTCGACTACGAGACGGAAGGGCTGCTCCTTCTCACCAACGACGGGGAGCTCGCCCACCGCATCATGCATCCGCGCTACGAGCTGGACAAGGTGTACGAGGCGTGGGTGAAGGGGCATCCCGACGAGGAGGCCCTGCGTCGCCTGCGCGAGGGGGTGCTGCTGGAAGATGGATGGACCTTTCCGGCCAAGGTGGAGCGCCTGGCCGAGCGGGACGACCGCACGCTGCTCCGCCTCACGATCCACGAGGGGCGCAAACGCCAGGTACGGCGCATGTGCGCGGCGGTGGGGCATCCGGTGCTGGCGCTCAAGCGCGTGCGCGTCGGCTTCCTGACGCTGGGCTCGCTGCGGCCGGGCGAGTACCGCGAGCTTGCGCCCGACGAGGTGCGCCGGCTCAAGGCGTTGGTCGGGCTGTGA
- a CDS encoding spore maturation protein, which translates to MYAWVTALSAWIIPALLAAILAAALVRRVPVYEAFVEGAKDGFGTAVAIIPHVVAMMVAISVFRASGALDLLVALCRPLTDALRVPGEILPLAFLRPLTGSGALSYMVDLFQTHGPDSLIGRMASTIQGSTDTTFYVLAVYFGAVGVTRARYALTVGLLADLAGIAAAIWITNRVFG; encoded by the coding sequence GTGTATGCGTGGGTGACGGCGCTGTCGGCGTGGATCATCCCGGCGCTCCTCGCCGCGATTTTGGCCGCGGCGCTCGTCCGCCGCGTTCCGGTTTACGAGGCCTTTGTCGAGGGGGCGAAGGACGGCTTTGGCACCGCCGTGGCCATAATCCCCCACGTGGTGGCGATGATGGTGGCCATTTCCGTGTTTCGAGCCTCCGGCGCACTGGATCTCCTCGTTGCCCTCTGCCGCCCCCTGACCGATGCCCTGCGCGTTCCGGGGGAGATCTTGCCCCTTGCCTTCCTGCGCCCCCTCACCGGCTCTGGGGCGCTGAGCTACATGGTGGACCTGTTCCAAACCCACGGCCCTGATTCCCTTATCGGGCGGATGGCCTCCACCATCCAGGGCAGCACCGACACCACCTTCTACGTGTTGGCCGTCTATTTCGGCGCCGTGGGCGTGACCCGTGCCCGCTACGCCCTCACGGTGGGCCTCTTGGCCGACCTGGCCGGCATCGCCGCGGCGATTTGGATCACGAATCGGGTGTTTGGGTAG
- a CDS encoding D-alanyl-D-alanine carboxypeptidase family protein yields the protein MRRGIFLCWAMWLLLAGLAMPPVAADDEEPPQVSAQAAALIDVASGRILYEKNADQRMRIASLTKIMTAIVAIERGNLDDMVVVGPNAYRKEGSSIYLELGEKMRLEDLLYGLMLRSGNDAAVAIAEHIGGSVEGFAYLMNEKARELGLRNTHFVNPHGLDEEGHYSTARDMAVLTAYALKNETFRRIVATKVHRAPWPGQPWDRVWHNKNKLLHFYEGADGVKTGYTKLAKRCLVASATRDGRQLAAVVLNAPDDWNDTAALLTYGFTRFAPVELVRAGDIVDEEPSAHGVVRYRALRSFVYPLKAEEMAHVSSAIENRLSRFPWEPPAALRLELGGTPIGTVPLAVERPEGDRLRFSAYWRAFWRALFEGGRL from the coding sequence ATGCGCAGGGGCATTTTTTTGTGCTGGGCCATGTGGCTGTTGCTGGCGGGTTTAGCCATGCCGCCAGTGGCCGCCGACGACGAGGAGCCGCCGCAGGTGTCGGCGCAGGCCGCGGCGCTGATCGACGTGGCCTCGGGGCGCATCCTGTACGAAAAGAACGCCGATCAGCGCATGCGCATCGCCAGCTTGACCAAGATCATGACCGCCATCGTGGCCATCGAGCGCGGAAACCTCGATGACATGGTGGTCGTCGGCCCCAACGCCTACCGCAAAGAGGGGTCTTCCATCTACCTCGAGCTGGGCGAAAAAATGCGCCTCGAGGATCTGCTCTACGGCCTCATGCTCCGCTCGGGCAACGACGCGGCCGTGGCCATCGCCGAGCACATCGGCGGATCCGTGGAAGGCTTTGCCTACCTGATGAACGAAAAGGCCCGCGAACTGGGCCTGCGCAATACGCACTTTGTCAATCCCCACGGCCTCGACGAGGAGGGCCACTACTCCACGGCGCGCGACATGGCCGTGCTCACGGCGTATGCCCTGAAAAACGAGACGTTTCGCCGCATCGTGGCCACCAAGGTGCACCGCGCCCCGTGGCCGGGACAGCCGTGGGACCGCGTCTGGCACAACAAGAACAAGCTGCTCCATTTTTACGAAGGGGCCGACGGGGTGAAAACCGGCTACACGAAGCTGGCGAAGCGTTGCCTGGTCGCGTCGGCCACGCGCGACGGGCGCCAGCTGGCGGCGGTGGTGCTGAACGCGCCCGACGACTGGAACGACACGGCGGCCCTGCTCACCTACGGTTTTACCCGTTTTGCGCCGGTGGAGCTGGTGCGCGCCGGCGACATCGTCGACGAGGAGCCGAGCGCTCACGGCGTGGTCCGCTACCGCGCGCTCCGCTCCTTTGTGTATCCCCTGAAAGCCGAGGAGATGGCCCATGTGTCGTCGGCCATCGAAAACCGCTTGAGCCGCTTTCCGTGGGAACCGCCGGCGGCGCTGCGGCTGGAACTGGGCGGGACGCCGATCGGCACCGTTCCCTTGGCCGTCGAGCGGCCCGAAGGGGATCGCCTCCGTTTTTCCGCATACTGGCGGGCCTTCTGGCGCGCCCTGTTTGAGGGGGGACGGCTGTGA